One genomic window of Undibacterium cyanobacteriorum includes the following:
- a CDS encoding DNA topoisomerase III has translation MTKTLIIAEKPSVANDIAKTLGGFTKHEDYFESDEFVLSSAVGHLLEIAVPEEYDVKRGKWTFAHLPMIPPHFALNPIAKTEARLKVLNKLIKRKDVTGLINACDAGREGELIFRLIAQHAKAKQPVQRLWLQSMTADAIRAGFKKLRTDEEMRPLADAARCRSEADWLIGINGTRAMTAFNSKEGGFYLTTVGRVQTPTLSIVVEREEKIKSFIPRDYWEVRAEFVCAAGIYEGRWLDHNFKKDENDLERKPERLWSKAAAESIVAACRGKQGNVTEESKPATQIAPALFDLTSLQREANSKFGFSAKNTLALAQALYEKHKVLTYPRTDSRHLPEDYLNSVKDTLSKISEINNFQQFAAKILNNNWVKPNKRIFDNAKISDHFAIIPTGLIPKNLSEPEQKLYDLVTRRFMAVFFPAAEYLVTTRITEVSGHQFKTEGKVLSNPGWLAIYGKEAQDDSDPENKGNLVAVAKGEKVKTDKLTANGLVTKPPARYSEATLLSAMEGAGKLIDDEELREAMAGKGLGTPATRAAIIEGLLFEKYLLREGRELIPTAKAFQLMTLLRGLGVDELTSPELTGEWENKLAQMERGKITRDEFMREIAQMTQVIVKRAKEFDNDTIPGDYATLHTPCPNCGGVVKENYRRFACTKCEFSISKTPGSRQFEVNEVEELLRNREIGPLQGFRSKMGRPFAAILKIVRDEDINNLKLEFDFGQNQDEGEESEEQDFSQAVSLGSCPKCGSNVYELGLAYVCEKSVQKPKACDFRSGRIILQQEIVPEQMRKLLVEGKTDLLPGFISQRTRRPFKAFLVRGKDGKTSFEFEERKAKPASKTAAAKATKTKEADGAAEVVKKPSTRKKKTA, from the coding sequence ATGACTAAAACCCTCATCATTGCCGAAAAACCCTCGGTGGCCAACGACATCGCCAAAACCTTGGGGGGCTTCACGAAACACGAAGACTACTTTGAGTCGGATGAGTTTGTGTTGTCATCAGCTGTGGGTCACTTGTTGGAAATCGCAGTCCCAGAAGAATACGATGTGAAGCGTGGTAAGTGGACTTTCGCCCATCTTCCCATGATTCCTCCTCATTTCGCTTTGAACCCGATCGCGAAAACAGAAGCTCGCTTGAAGGTACTCAATAAACTGATCAAGCGTAAGGATGTCACTGGCTTGATCAATGCATGTGACGCGGGCCGTGAGGGGGAATTGATCTTTCGCTTGATTGCACAACACGCGAAAGCAAAGCAGCCGGTGCAACGATTGTGGTTGCAGTCGATGACTGCAGACGCGATTCGAGCAGGCTTCAAGAAATTACGTACTGACGAAGAAATGCGACCTTTAGCCGATGCTGCGCGCTGCCGCTCAGAGGCTGATTGGTTAATCGGCATCAATGGCACGCGCGCGATGACCGCTTTCAATTCGAAAGAAGGCGGTTTTTATCTGACTACGGTTGGTCGAGTGCAAACACCAACGCTGTCGATTGTGGTTGAGCGCGAAGAAAAGATTAAGAGTTTTATCCCGCGTGATTATTGGGAAGTGCGCGCCGAGTTTGTCTGCGCTGCCGGTATTTATGAGGGACGATGGCTTGACCACAACTTCAAGAAAGACGAGAACGATCTTGAACGCAAACCAGAACGCTTGTGGAGTAAGGCTGCAGCGGAGTCGATCGTGGCCGCCTGTCGTGGCAAGCAAGGCAATGTGACTGAGGAGTCGAAGCCAGCCACCCAGATCGCTCCGGCATTGTTTGACCTGACTAGCTTACAACGCGAAGCAAACTCCAAGTTCGGTTTCTCAGCAAAGAATACGTTGGCTTTGGCACAGGCTTTATACGAGAAGCATAAAGTTTTAACTTATCCACGTACTGACTCGCGTCATTTGCCTGAGGACTATCTCAATTCGGTGAAAGATACGCTGAGCAAAATCAGTGAGATCAATAATTTCCAACAATTTGCAGCGAAGATTCTCAATAACAATTGGGTAAAACCAAATAAGCGTATTTTTGATAACGCTAAAATCAGTGATCACTTTGCGATCATTCCTACTGGTTTGATTCCAAAGAATCTCTCAGAACCAGAACAAAAGCTGTACGACCTCGTGACGCGTCGCTTCATGGCCGTCTTCTTCCCGGCTGCGGAATACTTGGTGACCACGCGCATCACGGAAGTGTCTGGCCATCAATTTAAGACAGAAGGTAAAGTTCTCAGTAACCCAGGCTGGCTGGCCATCTATGGCAAGGAAGCGCAAGATGACTCCGATCCAGAAAATAAAGGCAACTTGGTCGCCGTAGCAAAAGGCGAGAAAGTAAAAACCGATAAATTGACTGCAAACGGTCTGGTCACGAAACCACCCGCACGCTATTCAGAAGCGACTTTGCTGTCGGCGATGGAAGGTGCTGGCAAGCTGATCGACGACGAAGAATTGCGTGAAGCGATGGCTGGCAAAGGCTTGGGGACGCCAGCAACACGCGCAGCCATCATTGAAGGTTTGCTATTCGAGAAGTATTTGCTGCGCGAGGGACGTGAATTAATTCCGACCGCGAAGGCTTTTCAGTTGATGACCTTATTGCGTGGTTTGGGTGTCGACGAATTAACTTCGCCGGAATTGACTGGTGAATGGGAAAACAAACTCGCACAAATGGAGCGCGGCAAAATTACTCGCGACGAATTTATGCGAGAAATCGCGCAGATGACACAAGTTATCGTGAAGCGCGCTAAAGAGTTTGATAACGATACCATCCCAGGTGATTACGCGACTCTACACACGCCTTGCCCAAATTGCGGTGGCGTCGTGAAAGAAAACTATCGTCGCTTTGCTTGTACCAAATGTGAGTTCTCAATTAGTAAGACGCCAGGCAGTCGACAATTTGAAGTGAATGAAGTTGAAGAGCTCTTAAGAAATCGTGAAATTGGGCCGTTACAGGGGTTCCGTTCGAAAATGGGACGCCCATTTGCCGCGATTTTGAAAATTGTACGAGATGAGGATATTAATAACCTCAAGCTTGAATTTGATTTCGGCCAAAACCAAGACGAGGGTGAAGAAAGCGAAGAGCAAGACTTTTCACAGGCTGTCTCACTTGGTAGTTGCCCGAAATGTGGTTCGAATGTGTACGAGCTAGGCTTGGCTTATGTTTGCGAAAAGAGCGTTCAGAAACCTAAAGCCTGCGACTTCCGCAGTGGTCGCATAATTCTGCAGCAAGAAATTGTGCCTGAACAAATGCGCAAACTATTGGTCGAAGGTAAAACCGATTTGTTGCCTGGCTTTATTTCACAGCGAACACGCCGACCATTTAAGGCTTTCTTGGTGCGTGGCAAGGATGGTAAGACGAGTTTTGAGTTCGAAGAACGTAAGGCTAAGCCAGCCAGCAAAACGGCCGCAGCCAAAGCGACCAAGACGAAGGAAGCGGATGGAGCCGCAGAAGTCGTGAAGAAACCGAGCACACGGAAAAAGAAAACCGCGTGA
- a CDS encoding DUF494 family protein, giving the protein MLPIFVYLFNTFHHPRAIPDSLVLAQRLADLGFGEHEIVLALDCLMELKTLEAADLVEIATPSAHFFRIYTQQEQELLGSDVIARIASLFGSGIISFEQRELIIEQAFAFGEVPISAENFRALLLMLLWSQNFDQGQLYKLAFEESPQAQLH; this is encoded by the coding sequence ATGCTTCCGATTTTTGTTTATCTTTTTAATACCTTTCATCATCCTCGTGCTATTCCTGATTCCCTCGTTTTGGCACAACGACTCGCGGATCTGGGTTTTGGTGAGCACGAAATTGTGCTCGCCTTAGATTGTCTGATGGAGCTTAAGACTTTGGAAGCCGCGGACCTTGTTGAGATCGCAACGCCCTCTGCACACTTTTTCCGCATCTATACTCAACAAGAACAAGAATTATTGGGAAGCGACGTCATTGCTCGAATTGCAAGCTTGTTTGGCTCGGGGATTATTAGCTTTGAACAGCGTGAGTTGATCATCGAGCAAGCATTCGCGTTTGGTGAAGTACCAATTTCAGCAGAGAATTTCAGAGCATTACTTCTAATGCTTCTATGGTCGCAAAATTTTGATCAGGGGCAGTTGTACAAATTGGCCTTCGAGGAGTCTCCTCAGGCTCAGTTGCACTAG
- the dprA gene encoding DNA-processing protein DprA — protein MLLPGVGNETARRLLTRFGSPADVLRASHENLLSCVPQKIAEALQAPPSKQTQDCIARTEVWLGNDDAHLIFLGHPEYPSQLLEIPDPPLILYVKGQIEALTRPSIAIVGSRNATHQGVEHAHAFAKELSASGWCISSGLAAGIDAAAHRGGLEGEGGTIAVIGTGIDIVYPARHRELAHRIVQHGCIVSEYPLGTAAISSNFPRRNRIISGLSKGVLVVEAAEKSGSLITARMAAEQGRDVFAIPGSIHSPLAKGCHVLIKQGAKLVDSASDINEEYAWIQGGARLQSGLDKVVEESPLLMAMGHDPVAFDVLLTRSGLDSANLSAQLFELELQGQIEMMAGGSVRRMR, from the coding sequence ATGCTACTTCCAGGCGTAGGAAATGAGACCGCCAGACGACTACTGACTCGTTTCGGAAGTCCGGCCGATGTGCTGCGTGCATCGCATGAGAATTTACTAAGTTGCGTTCCTCAAAAGATCGCCGAAGCGCTTCAAGCACCTCCGAGTAAGCAAACTCAGGATTGCATCGCCCGAACCGAGGTGTGGCTAGGCAATGATGACGCTCATCTCATCTTTTTAGGGCATCCTGAATATCCGAGTCAGCTTCTAGAAATCCCAGACCCACCGTTGATCTTGTATGTCAAAGGCCAGATCGAGGCCTTGACGCGACCAAGCATCGCCATTGTGGGAAGTCGAAATGCAACTCATCAAGGTGTGGAGCACGCACATGCATTTGCGAAAGAGTTGAGCGCAAGTGGATGGTGCATCAGTTCTGGTTTAGCCGCGGGGATCGATGCAGCGGCTCATCGCGGAGGCTTGGAGGGAGAAGGCGGCACCATCGCAGTAATCGGTACTGGCATTGACATAGTCTATCCTGCACGCCATCGTGAATTGGCACACCGGATTGTTCAGCATGGCTGCATCGTGAGTGAATATCCTCTGGGAACGGCTGCGATTTCCTCTAATTTTCCACGACGCAATCGAATTATTTCGGGATTATCGAAAGGCGTTTTAGTGGTTGAGGCAGCCGAGAAATCCGGCTCGCTCATCACTGCTCGTATGGCGGCCGAGCAAGGTCGAGATGTGTTTGCGATTCCCGGGTCGATTCATTCGCCTCTCGCCAAGGGATGTCATGTATTGATCAAGCAGGGCGCTAAATTGGTTGATAGCGCCAGCGATATCAATGAGGAGTACGCGTGGATACAGGGAGGGGCAAGATTACAAAGTGGTTTGGATAAAGTCGTCGAAGAAAGCCCACTGCTTATGGCGATGGGCCATGATCCGGTTGCTTTCGACGTGTTGCTGACACGCTCCGGTCTTGATTCTGCCAATCTGAGTGCTCAGTTATTCGAGCTGGAGCTGCAAGGGCAGATTGAAATGATGGCGGGCGGATCGGTTCGTCGTATGCGATAA